The DNA segment AATGCGGTGAAATCTGTAGGATTGGAAGTTAATGTCAACATTAGCAGTTCCGGTGGCACTTACTTGCAAGGTGGAAGGTTTGATCTTGCTGATAGCGGCTATCTGGGTTTCAAGCTACACAGGTACTTTGCTGATGGCACAGCAGTAGCTGTGGGTTGGACTAATCCTGTGAAATGGGGAGAATCTTCCGAAAATAAAAATACTCTTTATGGAGTAGTTACTAGAGCATTTGCACTGCAACCAAATAACCCAAATCATAGATTACCTTTAACTATTTCTTTGGGTTATGGTAACGGTGGTTTTCGGACTGTAGGGACAAGAGAAGCAGACGAAAATAATGCTAATATTTTCGGCAGTTTAAGTTTGAGAGTCATACCTCAAGCATCCCTGGTAAGTAGCTGGACTGGAAATCGTCTCAATATAGGTTCGTCTATTGCTCCTTTCAAGAATACACCTATTGTGATCAATGCAATTTTCACAGACCTGACTCGAAATTTTGATAGAGGTGTAGGTTTTTCCCTAAGTGCAGGGTATGTTTTTCAGTTTTAACTGTTCAATTACCATCAAATTTAATCAACAATAAAAACCATGAAAAAACAACCATTCGTTCTCTCTTTGGCGTTAGCATTATCTGTTTTCACTGCTCTAGTTGGTGCGCCTAATAGTGCCTATGCTGGTAAGGAAGTCGTACCGGGAATTAGTCCAGATTCTTCTTTTTCAGGGGATAAGGAGATAGTACCGGGAACTAGTCCAGATTCTTCTTTTGCAATTGGGGATAGTTTTGCACCTGCACCTAATGTTGATGTGCAAATTCAAGCAGTTGTCGATAATAGACCAGTTCTTAGCGTTAGAGAAGAGCGTCAAGCTAAGTTGGATCAAGTTATTACTAACATAGTTGCTCAACCTGCTCATCCCGCCATTAAAGCTTTCTTAAACGGTCAAGAAAATCCCCTAGAAGCATCTGAAACGCTGAAGAATTCCATACTTAGTTTAGAAGTTTCTCCAGAAAAAGTAGACGCACTGGTAAATGCTTTAAACGGACTGATAGGAGAAACACAGAATGTAGATATCAATCGCTTAAATGATGCTGTTACTGCATACAATGAGATATTGAATGAAAGCAGTCCCGAAGTTCTTCTAGCACTTGCAAGCAATCCAGAATCTGCGGCCATTAGTACGGTGCTGAAGGAATTAAGACTTGCTCTCACCCAAAGTTAAAAATTGGTAAGTGGTTAAAGCGCAGATATCAAATCACAGACTGTCCAAAGTTTCTAGCTTTTTTAAATAGCACAACTGTGGACGCAGGATTTCCCGCGCATTAAACAAAATCTGGTTTATGCCAAAAAAATCGGCGGTGTTCCCATCCCCATCTCTGCAATCAGCTGCGCGAATTAGGGGTGTCCGGAATATTCCGCCGATTTAGCCATGAGTTATCAAATCCGGTAACGCCTGCTAAACAGTTTATTAGCAATGAAAAAAGTGATGAGAACTGCGATCGCTAGATAAACTAAATTCTGTTTGACCTCTCTCAGGTCTAAAGACACAGAGATTCAAGCTGTTGTTTCAAGACAGGCTTAAGCCGTGTCTTTCCACTTTTCAGTTTCGACCTGTCTACATCTGTGGTTCAAATCTCTTATCTTTCTTCTCTTCGCGCTCTTCGCGCCCTTTCTTTGCGGTATGCGCTGCGCGCACGCTACGCGAACGTTAAAAAAAAGCCCAACTAAATACTCCAAACTACGAGAAACCAAAGTAAAAACCGTAATTTCAGGACGGACAAAAAATATCTAAATCTGATATAAAAAAATAATTCTACATTTATTTAATCATAAAAACTTTCCTATATTTATGGACTTATTCACCACCAGAAAAAAACAGTGGTAACACAAAAGCCGTAATAATTCCCACCAACACAAAAACCTCAATAATTCTCAGTGAAGAATTACTCTGTATTAACTGATTAATTCCAGCACTAAAATTATGGGATAAATTACTCAACCAACTCCGCCAACGACTATACCAGTTTCTCGGACTATCTTCTGGGCGGAATTTCCATGACAACATTGATAGTAACAACGGCGCACCACCCACCTTAGCAGACATCAAAAGATGAGTGGCTAAACAACAAACCATAATCACCCAAGCTATGAGGTGGAAATAATACCATAAGTGATCAAGTTCACCTATCGGCAGCCATTCTTCCTTCATCATTCTGCCAGATATTACCGCCAAAACTGAGGCAATC comes from the Nodularia sp. NIES-3585 genome and includes:
- a CDS encoding cytochrome b/b6 domain-containing protein — protein: MSRSAPYQPFLLRVLHGISGILVITAIITGFLVYNTFDQRFGKIPIPQIDPIQDIHGTLGLLFLLLLPAFALYSFHAGEKRLLQPDSIEKLTQVGKPIWWVSLQRIVNTLMLIASVLAVISGRMMKEEWLPIGELDHLWYYFHLIAWVIMVCCLATHLLMSAKVGGAPLLLSMLSWKFRPEDSPRNWYSRWRSWLSNLSHNFSAGINQLIQSNSSLRIIEVFVLVGIITAFVLPLFFSGGE